GCGTTCGCAGCGAGGTTGCGTAATGTGCTCGGCCTGCCGACTATCGACGGAGATCGTTGATCGAACCGGACGGGAGGCGGAATGAGTCGAGCGCGACTGCCTGCCGGTTGGGAGACCGGCAACGACGATTACGAGTACGTCCCGTTACGGCTGCCGCCGGATGTGACGCGGGTGAGTGCATCGATGCGGTTGGCGATCCAAGCCGAGTTCGGCGGCTGGGAGCTGTCGCGGGTCCGGCTCTACCCCGACGGGAGCCGCGCGGTACTGCTCAAGCGGCGTAAAACAGGTCTGCCCGGCACCGATCCGGCAGTCTGAACGGCATGTACCAACTGCTGCTGCGGCTGTTGTTCCTGCTCCCCCCGGAACAGATCCATCGTCTCGTCGCCACGGTGCTGCGCTGGTCGACCAGGTTTCCACCGCTGCGCCGGCTGCTGATCCGAATCCTTGCCGAGCAGGACCCGATCCTGGCCTCCACCGTCTTCGGGGTGGACTTCCCGGCGCCGCTCGGTCTGGCTGCGGGTTTCGACAAGGACGCCACCGGCGTC
Above is a genomic segment from Skermania piniformis containing:
- a CDS encoding DUF5703 family protein, with the translated sequence MSRARLPAGWETGNDDYEYVPLRLPPDVTRVSASMRLAIQAEFGGWELSRVRLYPDGSRAVLLKRRKTGLPGTDPAV